A single Drechmeria coniospora strain ARSEF 6962 chromosome 03, whole genome shotgun sequence DNA region contains:
- a CDS encoding putative SHK1 kinase-binding protein, which produces MASAGDDFADPESCGPQQPIFHIGKHESDRDVPLTDSDFVTTPITNRHFKDRVFKLVTDHLSLLDTKGEKATSTVTGPRAEPILPPLTPEDTGLFPSAAVNTYAAVISPWIDLCSTDPIVASISRQVLNLEINYANFCGVRSIIVTGPSRDASKDGGNQGLSQYSRAIKEALAIGSCLSFLIHMPMYREPASGKVAPTLASLCRQPSPAPAKEIDLFSAWDSWHQIRTMCSYNLRLFVALQLPRVMPEKDLQSRWFAEPLHYLTFGPEVFEMNKSGFPSLSKHHQETIFTYMRLKAMPWLLLCDVGPDVSQFKLHSPSLLAQNLPAPTDDEFPTLAAAHDAESLARSRAPRGNAHMAYLQWLESQQPPFTALESTTLTSFQDWLQSPLQPLSDNLESATYEVFEGDPVKYNQYEAAVVEALAEWKKLGLPTSKKGVVVIAVAGSGRGPLVTRALNAAELTGVPVEVWAVEKNPNAYVYLLRQNQTTWGGRVNVVKSDMRAWKGPVVSDSVEGGAVYGKVDILISELLGSFGDNELSPECLDGIQHVMAKPHGISIPSSYTAHFSPISTPKLHADILARSATDPTAFDTPWVVRLYALDFVCQKAPDRPRFQQAWEFSHPIPESTLQAVNARRSGGVVGGGGGSMAGAAGANDHNSRYCHVTFVCRTRGVIHGLAGYFESTLYESRVEGQEGEMVEISTHPERIDRKSKDMISWFPIFFPLKEAITFPEDTELEVSMWRQTDDSRVWYEWQVEAWTWVGPSSRVLVGKSGLCTSRKVACLM; this is translated from the exons ATGGCATCGGCGGGTGACGATTTTGCGGATCCCGAGAGCTGCGGCCCCCAGCAGCCAATCTTTCACATCGGAAAGCACGAATCGGACAGGGATGTGCCTTTGACGGATTCGGA CTTCGTAACGACCCCCATCACCAACCGTCATTTCAAAGATAGGGTCTTCAAGCTCGTCACGGACCACCTATCGCTGCTGGATACGAAGGGCGAGAAAGCAACAAGCACCGTGACCGGGCCCCGGGCTGAGCCCATCCTTCCGCCCCTGACGCCCGAGGATACAGGACTCTTCCCATCGGCGGCTGTCAACACGTACGCGGCGGTGATAAGCCCGTGGATTGATCTATGCTCCACCGATcccatcgtcgccagcaTCTCCCGCCAAGTGCTGAATCTCGAGATCAACTATGCCAACTTTTGTGGTGTGAGGAGCATCATCGTTACCGGCCCCTCCCGCGACGCTTCCAAGGATGGCGGAAACCAAGGTTTATCTCAGTACTCCCGTGCGATCAAGGAAGCGCTCGCCATCGGAAGCTGCCTTTCCTTCCTGATCCACATGCCCATGTACCGGGAGCCGGCCAGCGGCAAGGTGGCTCCGACCCTGGCATCGCTCTGCAGACAGCCAAGCCCAGCTCCTGCAAAGGAGATTGACCTTTTTAGTGCATGGGACTCCTGGCATCAGATCCGGACGATGTGCAGCTATAACCTCAGGCTCTTCGTTG CACTGCAGCTGCCTCGGGTTATGCCAGAAAAGGATCTGCAAAGCCGTTGGTTTGCCGAGCCTCTGCATTACCTGACCTTTGGGCCTGAAGTCTTCGAAATGAACAAGAGCGGCTTCCCCTCGCTTTCCAAGCATCATCAGGAAACGATCTTTACGTACATGCGTCTCAAGGCCATGCCTTGGTTGCTCCTCTGCGACGTCGGGCCGGACGTTTCACAATTCAAGCTGCACTCTCCTTCGCTGCTGGCTCAGAACCTTCCGGCGCCTACGGACGACGAATTCCCTACGCTCGCGGCGGCCCACGATGCGGAAAGCCTGGCTCGGTCCCGGGCGCCGCGAGGAAACGCTCACATGGCGTATCTGCAGTGGCTCGAATCGCAGCAGCCTCCTTTCACGGCGCTGgagtcgacgacgttgacgagCTTCCAGGACTGGCTGCAGTCACCGCTTCAACCTTTGTCGGACAACCTCGAGTCTGCGACGTACGAAGTGTTTGAAGGCGACCCGGTCAAGTACAATCAgtacgaggccgccgtcgtcgaggcgctggCTGAGTGGAAGAAACTCGGGCTACCGACATCCAAGAAGggagtcgtcgtcatcgccgtcgccggctcgggTCGTGGTCCTCTGGTGACGCGGGCGCTCAACGCAGCGGAGCTCACCGGGGTCCCGGTCGAGGTTTGGGCTGTGGAAAAGAACCCGAACGCGTATGTGTATCTGCTACGCCAGAACCAGACAACTTGGGGCGGCCGAGTCAATGTCGTCAAGTCTGACATGCGCGCTTGGAAGGGCCCCGTCGTGTCCGATTCGGTCGAGGGGGGGGCCGTGTATGGCAAGGTGGACATTCTCATCTCGGAGCTTCTCGGTTCCTTCGGCGACAACGAGCTCTCTCCCGAATGCTTGGATGGCATCCAGCATGTGATGGCTAAGCCGCACGGCATCTCGATCCCAAGCTCTTACACGGCGCATTTCAGCCCGATATCGACACCCAAGTTGCACGCCGACATTTTGGCGCGTTCTGCGACGGACCCAACTGCCTTTGACACGCCCTGGGTTGTCAGGCTGTACGCGTTGGATTTTGTTTGCCAGAAAGCGCCCGACCGCCCCCGGTTCCAGCAAGCCTGGGAGTTTTCCCACCCGATCCCGGAGTCTACCCTGCAGGCCGTCAACGCCCGTCGCtctggcggcgtcgtcgggggcggcggcgggagcatGGCTGGGGCGGCCGGCGCGAACGACCACAACTCACGATACTGCCACGTGACATTTGTCTGCCGGACTCGTGGAGTCATCCACGGACTTGCCGGTTACTTCGAGTCGACCCTGTACGAGTCCAGGGTGGAGGGTCAAGAGGGAGAAATGGTGGAAATCAGCACGCACCCGGAGAGGATTGATCGGAAGAGCAAGGACATGATTTCGTGGTTTCCCATCTTCTTCCCTCTCAAG GAGGCAATTACCTTTCCCGAGGACACGGAGCTCGAGGTGAGCATGTGGCGACAAACTGATGACAGCCGCGTGTGGTACGAGTGGCAGGTCGAGGCTTGGACCTGGGTcgggccatcgtcgagggtTCTTGTCGGCAAGTCAGGTCTTTGCACAAGCCGCAAAGTAGCCTGTCTGATGTAG